In the genome of Apodemus sylvaticus chromosome 2, mApoSyl1.1, whole genome shotgun sequence, one region contains:
- the LOC127677438 gene encoding amiloride-sensitive amine oxidase [copper-containing]-like: protein MGLAQRSLALGCMGIVLVLQVTMAECPNWMLKGRAQVFADLSTQEIEAVHSFLMHRTELELQPLGAQALDKNSVFLIETLLPTKKDALEFLNKGTKRPVREARVIIFFSAQEHPNVTEFAVGPLPQPVYMRELSPRPEKHRSWASRPMSKAEQSLLYHKIKAATTPLQEFFLGTTGFSLEDCNGQCLTFTNVAPHSVESRHRATWFLLQRIVKDHVLQPTGLEILVDHGSTDVQDWRIEQVWYKGKLYNSPEELAQKYADGEVDTVVLKDLLPKNTELPQIFNKPGEKFPMPLRKSGPHVEQGNGSRYHLEGNTVIYKDWSFSFQLRPSSGLQILNVHFRNEYIAYEISVQEAMAVHREKTPAGEMTKTMDLGWSLGRVTHELAPGINCPETATFLDVIHYDDTNGPVRYPRALCIFEIPTGEPVRPTFNTNSAGKINFFSDVMGHKLVLRATSAFYNFDYIWDFIFYTSGMISAKMHATGYVHTTIYTREGLRETHLLTHQLGNSHTHLVHYRVDLDVAGTNNSFHTLQTRQKNNTNSSSPRHLVQGVMEKTQYSQERQATFSFGQTLPSFLLFSSPKKDIWGYRRSYRLKIYSTSEQRLTPETQEDLAFSWARYSLAVSKYSDSERYSTSIYNQNHPWDPPVVFEDFLQDNENIDDQDLVAWVTVGFSHGPHSEAVPYMASSRNFVGFLLLPFNFFHITEKHLGTSATDAADTGSLGAGSA from the exons ATGGGGTTGGCACAAAGGAGCTTGGCACTGGGCTGCATGGGCATCGTGTTGGTTCTACAGGTGACCATGGCAGAGTGCCCCAACTGGATGCTGAAAGGCAGGGCCCAGGTGTTTGCAGACCTGAGCACCCAGGAGATCGAGGCTGTGCACAGCTTCCTGATGCACAGGACAGAGCTGGAGCTGCAGCCATTAGGCGCACAGGCTTTAGACAAGAACTCTGTGTTTCTCATTGAGACGCTGCTGCCCACAAAGAAGGATGCCCTGGAGTTTCTGAACAAAGGAACCAAGCGTCCTGTGCGGGAAGCCCGTGTTATCATTTTCTTTAGTGCCCAGGAGCACCCCAATGTCACCGAGTTTGCTGTAGGGCCCCTGCCACAGCCCGTCTACATGAGAGAACTGTCCCCCAGGCCAGAGAAACATCGATCCTGGGCATCCAGACCCATGTCCAAAGCAGAGCAAAGCCTTCTCTACCACAAAATCAAGGCGGCCACTACACCCTTACAGGAATTTTTCCTTGGCACCACTGGCTTCTCATTAGAGGACTGCAATGGCCAGTGTCTGACCTTCACCAATGTGGCCCCCCATAGTGTGGAGTCTAGACATCGGGCCACCTGGTTCCTCTTGCAGCGCATCGTAAAAGATCATGTGCTGCAACCCACAGGTCTGGAGATCCTTGTGGATCATGGGAGCACAGATGTCCAGGACTGGAGAATAGAGCAGGTCTGGTATAAAGGGAAGCTCTACAACAGCCCAGAGGAACTGGCTCAGAAATATGCAGATGGAGAAGTAGACACAGTGGTCCTCAAGGACCTGCTGCCCAAGAACACAGAACTGCCACAAATCTTTAACAAGCCTGGTGAGAAGTTCCCAATGCCCCTCAGAAAATCTGGTCCCCATGTGGAACAAGGCAATGGTTCCAGATACCACCTAGAGGGTAACACTGTGATCTACAAAGACTGGAGTTTCTCCTTCCAGCTTCGACCTTCTTCTGGGCTGCAGATATTGAATGTGCACTTCAGGAATGAGTATATAGCCTATGAGATCAGCGTGCAGGAAGCTATGGCTGTGCATAGAGAAAAAACACCTGCAGGAGAGATGACCAAGACTATGGATCTAGGCTGGAGCCTGGGCAGAGTAACTCATGAGTTAGCTCCTGGCATCAACTGTCCAGAGACAGCCACCTTCCTAGATGTCATCCACTACGATGACACTAATGGGCCTGTCCGTTATCCACGGGCCCTCTGCATCTTTGAGATACCCACAGGGGAGCCTGTTAGGCCCACCTTTAACACCAACTCTGCAGGCAAAATCAACTTCTTTTCAGATGTAATGGGACACAAGCTGGTGCTACGGGCAACCTCAGCGTTCTACAATTTTGATTATATCTGGGACTTCATCTTCTATACTTCTGGCATGATCTCAGCCAAGATGCATGCCACAGGTTATGTCCACACCACCATCTATACCCGTGAAGGACTGAGAGAGACTCATCTGTTGACTCATCAACTTGGCAACAGCCACACCCACCTTGTGCATTACCGTGTTGACCTGGACGTGGCAG GCACCAACAACAGcttccacacactgcagaccagGCAGAAAAACAACACCAACTCCAGCAGCCCAAGACACCTGGTGCAGGGTGTGATGGAGAAGACACAGTATTCCCAGGAGCGCCAGGCCACCTTCTCCTTTGGGCAGACTCTGCCTTCATTCCTGCTCTTTAGCAGCCCCAAAAAAGATATCTGGGGATACCGGCGCAGCTACCGCTTAAAAATCTACTCCACATCTGAGCAGAGGCTGACCCCAGAAACCCAAGAGGACTTGGCTTTCAGCTGGGCCCG GTACTCCCTGGCAGTGAGCAAATACTCAGACTCTGAACGGTACAGCACCAGCATCTACAACCAGAATCACCCCTGGGATCCCCCTGTGGTCTTTGAGGATTTCCTTCAGGACAATGAGAATATTGACGACCAG GACTTGGTGGCCTGGGTGACAGTGGGCTTCTCTCACGGGCCCCACTCTGAAGCTGTCCCATATATGGCCTCATCTAGGAATTTCGTAGGTTTTTTGCTCCTACCTTTCAACTTCTTTCATATCACTGAAAAACACCTAGGTACAAGCGCCACAGATGCAGCAGACACTGGATCTCTGGGGGCAGGGTCTGCCTGA
- the LOC127677439 gene encoding amiloride-sensitive amine oxidase [copper-containing]-like, producing MSLVGRIVALGWMTTILVGQMSIAKRSWWALNAKPRVLWDLSAEELECVHNFLMSRKELMLQPSTVPTLAKNSVFLIEMLMPKKYEVLAFLDEGATLPLREARVLIYFGAQEYPNVTEYAVGPVEQPMYMRKLNRKGGQELSWASRPMSKVESALLFHALKTATKPLQEFFFDTTGFTLEDCNGGCLTFTNVGPRAMTFGKRQSWFLLQRFMNGYFLQPTGLEILMDHGSADVQDWRVEQVWYNGRFYDSPEELAQKYADGEVDTVVLEDPRPKTTERSPQFSTYKPHAEFPMPISKGGSRVVRPDPEFPIPISKGGPQMAHPHAKFPMPISKGGFQVVPPHAKFPMPISKGGPQVVQPDPEFPMPISKGGPRVAQVHAKFPMPISKGGPRVAQPYAQFPVPISKGDPQMAQPNVPRYRLKHNSVLYGDWSFFFKLHSSYGLQLFNVHFRGERIAYEVGVQEVMALYRGHPAAGRKTKYMDVGWGLGGITHQLTPGIDCPYKATFLDAIHYYDSDGPVLSQRALCVFEVPEGAPLRQYFNSNFRNGFSSYDRLSGPRLVLRTASTIHNHDYIWDFIFHSSGMMEGKMYATGYVHATFYTPGGLLYRSRLHTDLLGNVHSHLAHYRIDLDVAGTKNNFQTLKMRTGSTINPWDRRSQQVKPILDKTQYSWERQAAFHFRQTLPKYLLFSNTEKRLLGHRRSYRLHIPSTAEQTLPPGWQTSPAFMWPRYQLAVTKYQESERFHGSLYNQNHHWAYPMVFENFIHNNENIEDEDLVAWVTVGLSHNHHPDNAPSMATPGNSAGFLLQPFDFYNSFQRYTASPTHALCVC from the exons ATGAGCCTGGTAGGAAGGATCGTGGCTCTGGGTTGGATGACTACCATCTTGGTGGGACAGATGTCTATAGCAAAGCGCTCCTGGTGGGCATTGAATGCCAAGCCCCGGGTATTGTGGGACTTGAGTGCCGAGGAGCTAGAGTGTGTGCACAACTTCCTGATGAGCAGGAAGGAGCTGATGCTGCAGCCGTCCACGGTACCGACTTTGGCCAAGAACTCCGTATTCCTCATTGAAATGCTGATGCCCAAGAAGTATGAGGTACTGGCTTTCCTAGATGAAGGGGCCACGCTTCCTTTACGGGAAGCCCGTGTCCTGATCTACTTCGGTGCCCAGGAGTACCCCAATGTCACCGAGTATGCCGTGGGGCCCGTGGAACAGCCCATGTACATGCGAAAACTGAACCGCAAGGGAGGCCAGGAACTGTCATGGGCATCCAGACCCATGTCCAAAGTAGAGTCTGCCCTCCTCTTCCATGCCCTGAAGACAGCCACCAAGCCCTTACAAGAGTTTTTCTTTGATACCACTGGCTTCACACTGGAGGACTGCAATGGTGGCTGCCTGACCTTTACCAACGTTGGCCCTCGTGCTATGACATTTGGAAAGCGCCAGAGCTGGTTTCTTTTGCAACGCTTTATGAATGGCTACTTCCTGCAGCCCACAGGGCTAGAGATCCTTATGGATCATGGGAGTGCAGATGTCCAGGACTGGCGAGTAGAGCAGGTCTGGTATAATGGCAGGTTCTATGACAGCCCAGAGGAACTGGCTCAGAAGTACGCAGATGGAGAAGTGGACACAGTGGTCCTCGAGGACCCACGGCCCAAGACTACAGAGCGGTCTCCTCAGTTCTCCACCTACAAGCCCCATGCTGAATTTCCCATGCCCATCAGCAAGGGTGGCTCTCGAGTGGTCCGGCCTGATCCTGAATTTCCCATACCCATCAGCAAGGGTGGTCCTCAAATGGCCCACCCCCATGCTAAATTCCCCATGCCCATCAGCAAGGGTGGATTTCAAGTGGTCCCACCCCATGCTAAATTTCCCATGCCCATTAGCAAGGGTGGCCCTCAAGTTGTCCAGCCTGATCCTGAATTTCCCATGCCCATCAGCAAGGGTGGCCCTCGAGTGGCCCAGGTCCATGCTAAATTCCCCATGCCCATCAGCAAGGGTGGCCCTCGAGTGGCCCAG CCCTATGCTCAATTTCCTGTGCCTATCAGCAAGGGGGACCCTCAAATGGCCCAGCCCAATGTTCCCCGCTACAGACTAAAACACAACTCTGTACTGTATGGAGACTGGAGCTTCTTCTTCAAGCTGCACTCTTCTTATGGGCTTCAGCTCTTTAATGTACACTTCAGAGGTGAACGCATCGCCTATGAGGTTGGTGTGCAAGAGGTTATGGCGCTGTATAGAGGACACCCAGCTGCAGGCAGGAAGACCAAGTACATGGATGTGGGCTGGGGCCTAGGAGGTATTACTCATCAGCTAACTCCTGGGATTGACTGTCCCTACAAAGCCACCTTCCTGGATGCCATCCACTACTATGACAGTGACGGTCCTGTCCTCTCTCAGCGAGCCCTCTGTGTCTTTGAAGTGCCCGAGGGAGCTCCCCTTAGGCAATACTTTAACTCCAACTTTAGAAATGGCTTCAGTTCCTATGACAGGCTGAGTGGACCCAGGCTGGTTCTGAGGACAGCATCAACGATCCACAATCACGATTACATCTGGGACTTCATCTTCCACTCCAGTGGCATGATGGAGGGCAAGATGTATGCCACCGGGTATGTTCATGCTACTTTCTACACCCCAGGAGGGCTGCTCTACCGCAGTCGCCTGCACACCGACCTACTTGGAAATGTTCACTCCCACCTAGCGCACTACCGCATCGACCTGGATGTAGCAG GTACCAAGAACAACTTCCAGACACTGAAAATGAGAACGGGAAGCACCATCAATCCCTGGGACCGGAGAAGCCAGCAGGTCAAGCCCATCCTCGACAAGACCCAGTACTCCTGGGAGCGCCAGGCCGCCTTCCACTTCAGGCAGACTCTGCCCAAGTACCTGCTTTTCAGCAACACTGAAAAACGTTTGTTGGGTCACAGACGCAGCTACCGCCTGCACATCCCCTCCACGGCCGAGCAAACGCTGCCCCCGGGCTGGCAAACCTCACCCGCTTTCATGTGGCCCAG GTACCAGCTGGCAGTGACGAAGTACCAGGAGTCTGAGCGGTTCCACGGTAGCCTTTACAACCAGAACCACCACTGGGCTTATCCTATGGTGTTTGAGAACTTCattcacaacaatgaaaacatTGAAGATGAG GACTTGGTGGCCTGGGTGACAGTTGGCCTCTCACACAACCACCATCCTGACAATGCCCCCAGCATGGCCACACCAGGGAACTCTGCAGGATTCTTGCTCCAGCCATTTGATTTCTACAACAGCTTCCAGAGATATACAG CCTCTCCGACtcatgccttgtgtgtgtgttga